The Shewanella halotolerans region TTCACGGTGTGGCCCCATATGGATGGCATGGACCATGTGGCCAAACTCTACAGAGATGGCATTGGGATCTGTGACTATACCGTTATGACAGGCCTGGCAGTTCTCCAGGTCCAGGCGACGGCCGCCGTGTGCCTTGAGGCTATCGACTTGGTGGCAGGTGTAGCAGGTCTGCATGGTCACCAGCTCTCGGCTCTCTATGCCTTCGCTGCCGTTGGTGGAGGGGATCCAGTCGAAGTGAGCATTCTCTGCCAGCTCATGGCCCGAGTCATATTCGAACTGCATCTCAATGGCGATACGTTGAGTCAGATCAGGGTTAAACTCGATACCGGCGGCATCTTCGGCGGTGAGCAGGTTGGTGTTAAAGGTGTAGGTGTAGCTACCATCATTATGATCGACTAGGCATTCGATACAGTCTTTAATCTTCTCGAAACCTTGCTCAAAGGTGGTGCCGTCGTCGTTAGTAGTGTCGTTGAGCAGGGATATCCATTGTTTCAGGTCGCTGCCCTCATGGGTTTGCAGCTGTGCCAGTGAGAAGCGGAAATCGTGAAACGGATTCTCACCACTTAACCCAAACAGGCCTACGCCTTGGCGATTTTCCAGCTCAAAGTCCACGCTAATGATACCGTCGGCGTAACTGGCATTGGTGATATTGGCGATAGCGTCTTCAGCCATATCAATATGTAAACCGACGGCGCCAGGTGTGCCCGGTGTACCGGGTTGACCATTTTCACCGTCGATACCATCTTTTCCATCATTCCCATCTCCACAGGCCGACAGCATCATTGCCGAAGCGATAAGTGCCGCCAGTGTGGTTGTTTTTGTTGTTATCATCATTTTTTCTCCAAGATAAACCACTGGGGTTATAGCCAGGAGAAATGTTAAAGAAGCGGGCTTTTGTCAGATATGAAGCACATCACCTTAATAATAAAGTTTTCAGTTGCATAAAACGCTGTTTAGTTTTGAGTTTGCTTGGTGTTTGCTTTGCTCGCGCCCATGCTTTTAGTGTATTGGTCTGTTTGGCTTACTGTTACCAGTGAGGCATCTCGCTTTTTAGAAAGTGGAACTCTCATATTCATATTATGCAAATGGCAAAAGTGAATTTTATCTGCAAAGGCCTAATTCTATCTATCCTTATGTTTAATATGAAGTATTCTGTTTTTATGGTGTCGGGTTATTCCCGGTTGTCGGTTATCTGTGTCCGAGAGGCATGGCGTTTTTCTATGTCACATATTTAACAAATGCACGGGGGAAGAGACAAAACTTTGCACTGGATAAACGTAATGCCAGGTGACTTAGCGTACATTAGCTAACGGCACTTAAGCCTAATTTAAGGCGATTCTTCAAGGAGAGGCATGAGCAAGATTAATACTAATACCCTGTTCAATATTAAAGTGTTTGTCTTACTGTTTGATACCTTAAATGCCACTGAGGTGGCCCAGCAACTCGGGGTGGCATCTTCTAAAGTCAGCCGGAGTTTAAAGGCATTACGCCACTCCTTCGGTGAACCCTTGTTTGTCCGCAGGCAGCATGGTTTCGAACACACGCCTTTTGCCCAGAGCATCTATCCTCACCTGAAGCAGATGTTAGCCCTGTCTGAGGCGAGTCTCTCCTGTGCCAGTAAGGATACCGAGCAGTCTCATACCGAGCTTACTATTGCCTGCCCGCCCCCTATTTCGCTAAACCTGTTAAGTTATCTTCAGGACAAGGCCTCGCAGCTTAAGCAGCGTTATACCTTCAATATCAAGCCTTGTAGCAATGATATCGACAAGCTACTTATTCGTCAGAATGTGGATTTAGCCATTACCCTGAGGGCATTTAATTCTGAGCGTCTATCGTCTGACTTTGTCGCGCGGGCAGACGCCTATGTGCTGGTGGGCAATCAGCAGCATCCGATTTTCCATCACGAAGCCCGGGCGGATATTGAGGCTATGCTGCAATATCCCTATATAAGCTTTAACGGTCATGAGCTGGAGCAGGAGCATGACCCGCTTATCCTCTATGCACTAGACAGGGGATTGCCCATTAACCTGGTTGCTAAGGTCTGTTTGCTGTCGGATCTCATGATTCAGCTGGAGCGTAGCGATGCATTAACCTTTATCTGTTATCGCGATGCGGTCGCCTTCCTATGTGCTAAGGCGAATCTGTCGGCCCTGGCGTTGCCGGAGGATCAAAACAGGCTACTCAATCGCCGCGCCGATGGTCATCGCCACTACTTAACCAAGCTGAGGGAAGGGGGGAACAGGCCGCCATGGTTGGAGCAGGAGATAGCTTCCTATATCCAGGGAAATGTCATTCTCAACTGTGAAGGAGCTGGCTATGCCAAAGGATAAGCTGCTGGATATTTCCTTAGCGACCATAGAGATATTCTGCCAGGTGTATGTGAAGAAGAACGCCATCGAGGTGGCAAATCATTTAGACCTGTCACAGCCCAAGGTAAGCCGTGCCCTGGCGGCACTGCGTAACGTATTCGATGATCCTTTGTTTATTCGCAGGGAAAGCCAGTTTCAAGCGACAGACAGGGCCCACGACCTCTACCCTCTGTTTAACGAGATGCTGGCGTGTCGTCAGCAAGTGGATCTCTTGATGCGTGGTGTGACTGGGGCGGTTCACGACCATGTTGAAATCGCCACCGTGCCTCAGTTGGAAGTTAATTTAACCCAAAGCGTCAAGCAGGCCGCTTATCGTGTCTTTGACAGCGAGTTGATGGTGAGCACGTCCCCCTGGGGAGAATCGACCCAGCAACAACTGCTCAACGACGAGATCGCCGCTGCAATCTGTTTTGAGCGGGCAAATGATCGCGCCATCTTGTCTAAATCCGTTATTCAGCATCGTGGCGGCTATCTTGTTGCTCGGGAAGATCATCCCATCTGGCAGGCGCCCAATGTGGATAACATGATCGATTACCCCTTGGTTAAGCTGAGGACCATGCCGTTCCCCGCCAACAAGTCGCCGCTGGGAAACTATGCCAAGCGAGTCGGGAAGCAGTTAGAGATCTATGCCACGGCGCCCGATTTGGGTAGTGCGGCCAACAGCCTGTTAAATTCAGATGCCATCATTATCATCGGCGTGAAGGGAGCCGTAAACTTCCTGAGAAACATCAAAGGGCTGCGCGCACAGCAGATAGAGCTTGTGCAGGACAACATCATCTTGGAAAACTTCAGCCACCCCACAGTCTATCTATGGCTAAGGCTCGATGCGAGTGGCAAGGTGACGACGCCATTTTGGCTGCAACACTGCCTGGAAGATTACATCCTTTCCATGCATCAGTAATGCTGATTCCGTCAGGCGTCTAGTGTGGGCTTTAGTTTTGCCGCGTTAGTCTTGCCGCGTTAGTTTTGCCTCGTAAACGCCTGGCAAATATTCTGCTCACCTATCTGCTTGGCACGCTTGAGCGCCACCTCGGCGTTACTCAGGTATTGCTCCAGGTTCTGGCCTGTCTGATAGCTGGCGATCCCCATGCAGATCCCTGTACCCAGGCCGATCTCGTTGAGGCCATTTAACGACTTCACCGCGAAGTGGTGGGCGTCGTCCGAGCTGGTGTCTGGCAGTATCACGATCAGCTTGCCCAGCTGCCAGTGAGACATCTGGTAGTTGACCGGCAGGGTTCTGAGGATATGGATCTCCACCTCCCGCTGACGGTTCTCCAGCTGGCCGATATCACTCATGTGGCTCAGCATGCTCTCGGCGGTGATGTCGATCAGCAGCAGGCTGGAGTGCTCGCGACTGACGGGGCTGAGTGACTTGAAGTAGTCGTCCAGATCCCTGAGGTTCACCAGGATGGCGCTGCGGTGAGGGATGAAGTCGCCCGTGTCTTGCAGCAGGGCGCGCTTCTGCGCCTGCTCCAGGGTGCAGACGATATGTTCTATCTCACCGGCGGCGTCCAGGTGGCCCTTGAGGGTCGCCTGCAGGCAGGTGTTCTCCTTGCTGTTGGGATCACAGAGGATCTGTCCCTTCCAGCTGCCCTGCAGCAAGATCTGCTGGGTGATCCTCGGCCACTGGGAGCTGAGGTCGTTATTGAGCAGATCGGTAAGGTTCTTGCCCTGAATATCATGGATGGAGACCAGCTGCATGAAGGCCTGGTTGGCCAGCTCCAGCATGCCGTTGGCCTGCACCAAGGCGCAGGGGATGGCGTTGTCGTTCAGCAGCTCGTTGAGCTTAGCCTGATGCTGAGCCTTTCTCAGCTGAGACACATCCTCGAAGGTGACCAGATAATATTTTTCCTGACGGCTGCGGCGCGGCGAGCTGGTGACAGTGATGGCCAGATGACTGCCGCCGGGCGAGTCGAAGTCGATAACCCCTTGCCACTTGTTATTGGTCTCAAGCTGGGCAGCGACCTCGGCGTACTGCTCGTTCTCGAACTGCAGGATCCGCTGCAGGTTACGATCTTGCAGCTCGTCCAGGGGCAGGCATAGCAGCTCGGCGGCCTTCTCGTTGGCGGTCATCACCCGGTTCTTGTCGTTGATGATCACGCAGCCGATATCCTGGTGGAACAGGCGGTGGGCCAGTTCTATGCTGTATTCCCGCGAGCGCTGGCCGATGCGGTAGGAGTGGCTCAGCAGGATCAGTGCCAGTGCCAGCAGGGTGAGTACCACGGCGCCGACGATCAGTATGTTGCGCCACTCGGAGAACAGCTCGGCGATGGCGTCGTTGCGCACATAGGAGACCAGGTAATATTCCCGGCGCGTCTCATACTGGGTGGTCAGCTCTATCTTGAGGTAGACGAAGGTGGCGTCGTCGCCATGGAACTGGCCGAAGTTGCTCATGGCCATCTTGCGCCACAGCGCAGGATATGTCTGACGCAGGCTGCCGCCCATGGTATCCGGGATGCGGTTGATGGTCGGCTTGCTCTCGGCGCCGGCGTATAGTAGCCCCTGGGTGTCGAGCATCATGAGTGGCGACTCGGCGCTGGAGTAGGCAGGCTTGATGCTTTTCAGCATACGGCTCATGGACTGATAGGTCAGCAGGTAGCCGCGTACGCTCTGGTCGGGATTCTCCAGCCAGGCCAGCTGATACAGGTAAGGCTCGAGCTTGCCCTTGATGGGGGTAAACTCCAGCGGCGAGGTGTAGACCTCGTTGCCGCCCATGTTGCGCGCGCCGCCGAGCAAGGAGGGGGGTAGCGGGTCGCGGCTAAAGTCGTTGGTGGTGGAAAACTTGTACTTGCCCTGGGGATCGAACAGGGCGATATCCAGCAGCTCGGGGATGTTGCGTATCATCACCTCCCAGCTCTGTTGCAGCTTGAGCTGACGCACCTCGCTGGGGATGGTCAGGTAGCGCTTGAGCAGCTCGTCGTTGGCAAACATCTGGGTACGGAACTGCTGGAAGGAGACCTTGTCGGCGATCAGGGTGCCGACAGATTGCAGTTCGCTGTATCTCTGGGTGGCCCAATCTTCCTGCAGGCGACGCTCGCCCAGGGTGATGATGACGTTGGTGAGGAGCAAGACGCTGATCAGCAAGATGATGATCTGGGTGACCACCGAGAAGATGCGTTGCGCAGACCAGTGCAGCCCCTGTCCGGCGATCAGTTGTGGTTGTTTCTGCGTCAGCATTGCAAGCGGTTTTTCCCCAGTGATTTTGCGGCTATGTTAGCATGATTTTCGCCGCAGAACACAGTCGGTTACAAACCGGCAACGCCCCGCTAAATCATCGGCTGACGCCCAGATAAATTAACCGACGACGCCGAGCTTTCTGTGTTTAAACTGCGCCTTGGCATCGAGCACCAGGGCGCGGCATCTGTCTATATCCACCCCTTCCAGGCCTTCGATGGCAGATACCTGCACCTGGTCGATATAGCCGGGTGCCTGGCGGATAAAGTCCCACAGGGACTCATAAGCACCTTTAAGCTTGGGCTGACAGTGTCTGAGGTAGGCGGCCTCGGTATCGGCGTTGAGGGAGATGGAGAGGGCGTCGACCACCTCGGCCAGCTCAGGCAGTATGTTGCGCCGGTGAAACAGGTTGCCCAGCCCATCTGTGTTGACCCGCACCTTGCCGCCGCGGCGCTTGATCTCCTTTGCCACGCTAAGCAAGGTGGCTAGGTTGAGGGTGGGCTCGCCATAGCCGCAGAACACATATTCGTCGAACTGACTGACCTCGCCCAGCAGGGGAATGAGCTCATCGGCTCTTGGCTGATGGTCGAGAGCCAGCTGATACTCGTGTACCTGCTTACTGCCGTTATGTTTGGGGCAGAACTGGCATCTCAGGGTGCAGCGCCCCGTGATGTTGAGGTAGCGGCTGTTGCGAATGTCGTAGACTAAGGTGGACTGGCTCATGGTACTCGGCGCTGTGATTGACTGGCCCTTGGCAAATTGAGTTGCAAGGAGAATGGCAGGAGTCTAGCGCGTTTGGCGCGGCGAAAACCTCTGCTGGATCAAAAAGGGAGGCTAAGCCTCCCTTTGAATCTAGGTTGATTAGGACTGCTCGCCCTCGACGCTATGGCTGCGGGGCTGCCACCACCAACGGAACAGACGGCCGGTGAGCTGCCTGATATCGTTGAGTATGATGTAGAGCACGGGCACCAACACCAGGGTCACCACGGTGGAGAAGAGGATACCGAATGCCAGCGAGGTGGCCATAGGGATCACAATCTGCGCCTGGAGGCTGCGCTCGAGGATGATGGGCACCAGACCGACGAAGGTGGTCATAGAGGTGAGGATGATCGCTCTAAAACGATAACAACCTGCGTCTATGGCGGCATCTTTGAGCGGCAGGCCCTGAGTACGGGCGCGGTTAACAAAATCCACCAGGATCAGCGAGTCGTTTACCACTACGCCGGCCAGCGCCACGATACCACACAGGCTGAGCACGCTCATGGAGAGCCCCAGGATGAAGTGGCCGAACAAAGCGCCTATGATACCGAAAGGGATCACCGACATGATGATTAGCGGCTGGCTGTAGGACTTGAGCGGAATTGCCATCAGCGCATAGATGGTGAACATGGCAAAAAAGAAGCCCTGGATCAGGCCTATCATGGCGCTCTGCTCATCGGCGCTGCCACCATCTAGCGTGGTGGAGATGTGGCGATACTTGCTCTCAAGGTAGGGCAGGAAATCCTTCTGGATCTCACCCACTACCTTGGAGGGCTCGACCACATTCTTGTTGGCGTTGGCGATAACAGTGATGGCTCGGCGGCCGTCGACACGGGTGATCGACGAGTAGGAATCACCCAGCTCTATGTCGGCCACGCTGGAGAAGGGTACCGAGGTGCCTTGGGGCGTGCGGATCATCATGTTTTCCAGATGCCCCAGGGTGCGGCGCTGCTCCAGTGGGTAGCGCACCATTACCTTGACCTCCTCCTTGTTGCGCAGAATACGCTGGGCCTCATAGCCGTAGAAGCCGTAACGCACCTGGCTGGCCAGATCCGACAGGGTCAGCCCCAGGGCCTCGGCCTCGGGCTTGATCGCCAGGCGGATCTCGTGGCTGCCGGAGGAGTAGTTGTCCGAGATGTCATACACCCCCTCGTAGGTGCGCAGCTTCTGCTTGAGCTCGTCGGCGGCCTGGGAGAGCTGCTCGAGATCGCTCGAGGTGAGCCTGAAGGAGATATCGCCGCCGGCGTCGTTGGTGCTGGCATTAATGTTGAGCTTCTTCACCGAGATCAGCTCAGGCAGTGCCTTGCGCCAGGCATCGGCGATGGTGACGCCGTCCACGTCCCTGTCTTCACCCTTGGTCAGCTCGGCGAAGATGAAGGCCGAGGTACGCGAGCCCATGTTGATAAAGCTGTGCTTCACCACAGGGTAGCCGTACTCGTCTTCCATCTGATCGTTCATCACATAGAGGGCGTTCTCTATCTCCTTGACGACCTTGAGGGTGTTGGCCTCTGAGCTGCCCACATCCATCTCCAGCCGCACCTGAATGAAGTCAGACGGAATATCGGGGAAGAAGACCCAGCGCACCTTACCGCTGGCGACCAGTGCCACCGAGAGGATGAGCACGCCAACGAAGGTGGCGACCACATTGTATCTGTGCTCGATACAGCGACCGATGAAGCTGCGGTAGCTATGGTGGATGAAGTGTTGCACCTTGTTGTTGAGCGCCGTCTTGAAACGCACAAACAGGTTAGGGTTAGGGTTCGGGCGACGCGGCTTTAGGTGAGCCAGGTGCGCCGGCAGAATAAGCTTGGATTCCACCAGTGAGAAGGCGAGACAGAGGATCACCACCAGGCCGATGGACTTCCAGATGATCGCCATGGGGCCAGAAACCATCAACATGGGGATGAAGGCGGCAATGGTGGTCAATACGCCGAAGGTGGCGGGCATGGCGACCTTGTGGGCTCCCTTGATCACATTGTCCAGTGAGTGGCCGTGGCGCTCGATCTCAGTATAGGCACTCTCGCCGATGACGATGGCGTCATCCACGACTATCCCAAGCACCAGAATGAAGGCGAACAGGGTCAGCATGTTGATCGACAGCGAAAAGGGCTCCAGTGGCATCAGCAGCATGGCGCCGAGGAAACAGACCGGCAGGCCCACCATCACCCAGAAGGCCAGACGCAAGTCGAGGAACAGCGCCAGAATGATAAATACCAAGAGGGCGCCATAGAACATGTTCGACAGCATCATGTTGAGACGGCCCTTGAGGTAGTGGGTCAGGTCGCCCCAGGTATCTAGCTGAGCAGTGGCAGGCAGGGTGGCGCGGCGCTCCTCCACATAGGCTTTCACCTGAGAGGAGATATCCAGCGCGTTCTGATCGTCGACGCTCAGCACCTCGATAATGGCCGCCGGCTTACCATTGAAGCGGGTGTATTCCAGACGCTCCTCGAAGTCGTCGCGAATGTTGGCCACCTCGGGCAGCATGATGCGGCTGCCATCCTTGCGGGTCTTGACCACTATCTTGGCAAAGTCGTCGCCCGTGTAGGCTTGGCCCTTGGTGCGCAGCAAGATGTCGCCATCCTCGGCGCGGATCGAGCCGCCGGGCAGGTCGATGGAGGAGTTACGCACCGCCATCGCCACGTCGGCGAAGCTGAGGCCATACTCACGTAGCTTGTCTTCGGATACTTCTATGCCTATCTCATAGTCGCGCACGCCGGTGACTTGGGCGCGGGTGACGGCGGGTAGGGCGGTGATCTCCTCACGTATGCTCTTGGCCAGCTCCTTCATCTCGTGCAGGTTCATGTCGCCATACACTGAGACCCAGATAACGTTGTTTTCTGGCTTGATGCGGAAGATGTTGGGCTTCTCGATATTGTCGGGAAAGGTCGCGATGGCGTCGATGCGCAGCTTGGCCTCATCAAGGATATCCTGGGGATCGAAGCCGTCCTCTACCTCTATGGTGACGCTGCCTGAGCCTTCGCTGGCGATCGAGGTCACCTTCTTAATGCCGCTGATATCCTGGATCGCCTCTTCGATCTTGATGTTGATCCCCTCTTCGATCTCCTGAGGGGCGGCGCCTGGATAGGCCACGGAAATTTGCAGATAGTTGAGCTCGAAGGAGGGGAAGACCTCCTTATTGATCAGCAAGGTGCTGAACAGGCCGCCGATAAGCAGCGCAAACATCAAGAGGTTGGCCGCCACGCTGTTGCGGGCGAACCAGGCAATGATGCCCTTATTGGTATTGGTCTCCATTACTGATCACCTGCTGCCACTAGGGTCTGCTGGCTGTCATCCTCTTTGTCCTGGTTCTGAGACTTGTCCTCTTCGCCGATCACCTTCACCAGCTGACCGGTGGCCATGTTGTTGATGGTGGTCAGTGAGATGCGCTCGCCATCTTTCAGGCTGTCCTTGATATAGACCTTGTCGATATCGCTGCGTACCACGTTGACCTCACGCATCTCTAGCGTGTTGTCGTCGCGTACTACGGCGACCTGGTGATCCCTGACAATATAACGGGGCAATTTGACGATCCCCTCGACGGTGCGGCCCTTGATGATGGCGTTGACGAAGCTCCCATACTTGAGCGGTAATTGCCCTTCTGCCTTGTTCTCTCTTAAGTAAGGGTCTTTCACCTCGGCCACCAGATAGACCATGCGGTTGTCGGCGTCGATCACCCCTTCACTACGCACTATTTGGCCTGTCCAGTTTACCGTGCGGCCCGCCAGCTCGGCGCTCAGGGTCACCTGGGTATCGGGATTGTCGATAGATTCCAGGTAGGCCAGCTCATGGTTGGCCAGCGGCAGACGGATCTCGGCGGTGCGGGTGTCGTACAACTCGCCCAGGTTAGTGCCCAGGGTGACATACTGGCCTAGATCCACGTTACGGGACTTGATGATGCCATCAAACGGGGCGCGTATGGTGGTGCGCTTCAGGTTACGCTGGGCACGAGCCAGGGCGGCCTCGGCAAACTTGACGTTGGCCTGCTCCTTCTTGAGCTGTGGCACACGCAGGCCAAGCTCTGGCGGCACGCCGCCGTCGTAACCTTTCCAGTCTTCTTTGGCCACTTCGCCGCGGGCGATCTCTTCATCCAGCGCCGCCTTGGCCTGGGCCAGGGTGGCCTGCGCCTGCATCAGATCCGCCTCGTAATCCGAGGGTTCGATCTGCGCCAGCATATCGCCGCGCTTGACTATGCCACCGGCGACAAACTTGTCCGAGATGGTCAGCATGCGTCCTTGCACCTCTGTGACCAGCTGGGTCTTGTTCTTGGGGAGTACCACACCGTAGGAGGGCAGGTTTAATGAAACGGTTTCACTTCGTACCGGCATCACGTCCACTATGGGAACCGGCATCTCTTCCTCTTTCTGCTCTGGGGCTTCCTGAGTACTCATCAAGAGGGCGGCAAACAGGCCGAAGACGATCAGGATAAGAAAAGGGGGGAAAACTCTTCGTAGGATAATTTTTATCATTGACTTCATGCTATTCCGTGCTGAGCTGAATGCCCTATAAATTACCAGAGTCTCCTCTGTGCGCAAAAGTCTTTTTGTAAATAAAATGTGTCAAATCCACTCTGTTAAACCAATTTAACATATTGAAAATCAAGTGAAGCTGGTGACACTTGCTACCAATTTGTTAAGTTGCCATAAAAAA contains the following coding sequences:
- a CDS encoding LysR family transcriptional regulator; this encodes MSKINTNTLFNIKVFVLLFDTLNATEVAQQLGVASSKVSRSLKALRHSFGEPLFVRRQHGFEHTPFAQSIYPHLKQMLALSEASLSCASKDTEQSHTELTIACPPPISLNLLSYLQDKASQLKQRYTFNIKPCSNDIDKLLIRQNVDLAITLRAFNSERLSSDFVARADAYVLVGNQQHPIFHHEARADIEAMLQYPYISFNGHELEQEHDPLILYALDRGLPINLVAKVCLLSDLMIQLERSDALTFICYRDAVAFLCAKANLSALALPEDQNRLLNRRADGHRHYLTKLREGGNRPPWLEQEIASYIQGNVILNCEGAGYAKG
- a CDS encoding LysR family transcriptional regulator, with amino-acid sequence MPKDKLLDISLATIEIFCQVYVKKNAIEVANHLDLSQPKVSRALAALRNVFDDPLFIRRESQFQATDRAHDLYPLFNEMLACRQQVDLLMRGVTGAVHDHVEIATVPQLEVNLTQSVKQAAYRVFDSELMVSTSPWGESTQQQLLNDEIAAAICFERANDRAILSKSVIQHRGGYLVAREDHPIWQAPNVDNMIDYPLVKLRTMPFPANKSPLGNYAKRVGKQLEIYATAPDLGSAANSLLNSDAIIIIGVKGAVNFLRNIKGLRAQQIELVQDNIILENFSHPTVYLWLRLDASGKVTTPFWLQHCLEDYILSMHQ
- a CDS encoding PAS domain-containing protein, encoding MLTQKQPQLIAGQGLHWSAQRIFSVVTQIIILLISVLLLTNVIITLGERRLQEDWATQRYSELQSVGTLIADKVSFQQFRTQMFANDELLKRYLTIPSEVRQLKLQQSWEVMIRNIPELLDIALFDPQGKYKFSTTNDFSRDPLPPSLLGGARNMGGNEVYTSPLEFTPIKGKLEPYLYQLAWLENPDQSVRGYLLTYQSMSRMLKSIKPAYSSAESPLMMLDTQGLLYAGAESKPTINRIPDTMGGSLRQTYPALWRKMAMSNFGQFHGDDATFVYLKIELTTQYETRREYYLVSYVRNDAIAELFSEWRNILIVGAVVLTLLALALILLSHSYRIGQRSREYSIELAHRLFHQDIGCVIINDKNRVMTANEKAAELLCLPLDELQDRNLQRILQFENEQYAEVAAQLETNNKWQGVIDFDSPGGSHLAITVTSSPRRSRQEKYYLVTFEDVSQLRKAQHQAKLNELLNDNAIPCALVQANGMLELANQAFMQLVSIHDIQGKNLTDLLNNDLSSQWPRITQQILLQGSWKGQILCDPNSKENTCLQATLKGHLDAAGEIEHIVCTLEQAQKRALLQDTGDFIPHRSAILVNLRDLDDYFKSLSPVSREHSSLLLIDITAESMLSHMSDIGQLENRQREVEIHILRTLPVNYQMSHWQLGKLIVILPDTSSDDAHHFAVKSLNGLNEIGLGTGICMGIASYQTGQNLEQYLSNAEVALKRAKQIGEQNICQAFTRQN
- a CDS encoding TatD family nuclease-associated radical SAM protein; translated protein: MSQSTLVYDIRNSRYLNITGRCTLRCQFCPKHNGSKQVHEYQLALDHQPRADELIPLLGEVSQFDEYVFCGYGEPTLNLATLLSVAKEIKRRGGKVRVNTDGLGNLFHRRNILPELAEVVDALSISLNADTEAAYLRHCQPKLKGAYESLWDFIRQAPGYIDQVQVSAIEGLEGVDIDRCRALVLDAKAQFKHRKLGVVG
- a CDS encoding efflux RND transporter permease subunit; amino-acid sequence: METNTNKGIIAWFARNSVAANLLMFALLIGGLFSTLLINKEVFPSFELNYLQISVAYPGAAPQEIEEGINIKIEEAIQDISGIKKVTSIASEGSGSVTIEVEDGFDPQDILDEAKLRIDAIATFPDNIEKPNIFRIKPENNVIWVSVYGDMNLHEMKELAKSIREEITALPAVTRAQVTGVRDYEIGIEVSEDKLREYGLSFADVAMAVRNSSIDLPGGSIRAEDGDILLRTKGQAYTGDDFAKIVVKTRKDGSRIMLPEVANIRDDFEERLEYTRFNGKPAAIIEVLSVDDQNALDISSQVKAYVEERRATLPATAQLDTWGDLTHYLKGRLNMMLSNMFYGALLVFIILALFLDLRLAFWVMVGLPVCFLGAMLLMPLEPFSLSINMLTLFAFILVLGIVVDDAIVIGESAYTEIERHGHSLDNVIKGAHKVAMPATFGVLTTIAAFIPMLMVSGPMAIIWKSIGLVVILCLAFSLVESKLILPAHLAHLKPRRPNPNPNLFVRFKTALNNKVQHFIHHSYRSFIGRCIEHRYNVVATFVGVLILSVALVASGKVRWVFFPDIPSDFIQVRLEMDVGSSEANTLKVVKEIENALYVMNDQMEDEYGYPVVKHSFINMGSRTSAFIFAELTKGEDRDVDGVTIADAWRKALPELISVKKLNINASTNDAGGDISFRLTSSDLEQLSQAADELKQKLRTYEGVYDISDNYSSGSHEIRLAIKPEAEALGLTLSDLASQVRYGFYGYEAQRILRNKEEVKVMVRYPLEQRRTLGHLENMMIRTPQGTSVPFSSVADIELGDSYSSITRVDGRRAITVIANANKNVVEPSKVVGEIQKDFLPYLESKYRHISTTLDGGSADEQSAMIGLIQGFFFAMFTIYALMAIPLKSYSQPLIIMSVIPFGIIGALFGHFILGLSMSVLSLCGIVALAGVVVNDSLILVDFVNRARTQGLPLKDAAIDAGCYRFRAIILTSMTTFVGLVPIILERSLQAQIVIPMATSLAFGILFSTVVTLVLVPVLYIILNDIRQLTGRLFRWWWQPRSHSVEGEQS
- a CDS encoding efflux RND transporter periplasmic adaptor subunit codes for the protein MIKIILRRVFPPFLILIVFGLFAALLMSTQEAPEQKEEEMPVPIVDVMPVRSETVSLNLPSYGVVLPKNKTQLVTEVQGRMLTISDKFVAGGIVKRGDMLAQIEPSDYEADLMQAQATLAQAKAALDEEIARGEVAKEDWKGYDGGVPPELGLRVPQLKKEQANVKFAEAALARAQRNLKRTTIRAPFDGIIKSRNVDLGQYVTLGTNLGELYDTRTAEIRLPLANHELAYLESIDNPDTQVTLSAELAGRTVNWTGQIVRSEGVIDADNRMVYLVAEVKDPYLRENKAEGQLPLKYGSFVNAIIKGRTVEGIVKLPRYIVRDHQVAVVRDDNTLEMREVNVVRSDIDKVYIKDSLKDGERISLTTINNMATGQLVKVIGEEDKSQNQDKEDDSQQTLVAAGDQ